In Mucilaginibacter celer, one DNA window encodes the following:
- a CDS encoding helix-turn-helix domain-containing protein — protein MSQNDIGRIANHIRQLRESKNYSQEYMAAKMRMSQNSYSKIELNYSKLTVDRLIQIARLLDTDPGSLIAVCEYEEEQAA, from the coding sequence ATGAGCCAAAACGATATAGGGCGTATAGCAAACCACATCAGGCAGCTGCGCGAAAGCAAAAACTACTCGCAGGAATACATGGCCGCTAAAATGAGGATGAGTCAAAACTCGTACAGTAAAATTGAGCTTAACTATTCAAAACTCACTGTAGACAGGCTGATCCAGATAGCCCGCCTGCTGGATACCGACCCTGGATCGCTGATAGCGGTCTGCGAATACGAAGAAGAACAAGCCGCCTGA
- a CDS encoding BT_3987 domain-containing protein: MKKNISFKYLLIAGICSAVAFTGCRKETTADKITTEALNNGLSFIGFPDGLEQPHFFDPFTDIKTVDVFSIKRDAKSAADLQKDQTITLKALPAAIDKYNDDNGTAYELLPTSLYTISSPKVTADAAGNLSAKFAPGDFQNYFTIKLNGAKFDLTKKYALAYTITDAAGLTVHAASKDTLYSFFAIKNKYDGAYHSTGTFHHPVNGDRAIDRDKTLTTAGATSVSTEIGDIGGSMILTVNEATNEVTVSGNVSATQPLLPVAGKKSTYDPSSRSFILNYRYPAGTGDRVVEETIKHK; encoded by the coding sequence ATGAAAAAGAATATATCATTTAAATACTTACTTATTGCCGGTATTTGCTCTGCGGTTGCCTTTACAGGCTGCAGAAAAGAAACCACTGCTGATAAGATCACAACAGAAGCCCTTAATAATGGCCTTTCATTTATCGGCTTCCCTGATGGGTTGGAGCAACCACACTTTTTTGATCCGTTTACCGATATCAAAACCGTTGATGTGTTTTCGATAAAACGCGATGCCAAGAGCGCCGCCGATTTGCAAAAAGATCAAACAATTACCTTAAAGGCGTTACCTGCCGCCATCGATAAATACAACGATGATAACGGTACCGCATATGAATTGCTGCCAACAAGCCTTTACACCATCAGCAGCCCCAAGGTTACCGCTGATGCAGCCGGAAACCTGAGCGCCAAGTTTGCTCCGGGCGATTTTCAGAACTACTTTACCATTAAATTGAATGGCGCCAAGTTTGATCTGACCAAAAAGTACGCTTTGGCTTATACTATTACTGATGCAGCCGGTTTAACCGTACATGCGGCAAGCAAAGATACCCTGTACTCCTTCTTTGCTATTAAAAACAAGTATGATGGTGCATACCACTCAACAGGTACCTTCCACCACCCGGTAAATGGCGACCGCGCTATCGACAGGGATAAAACCCTTACCACAGCCGGCGCAACTTCGGTAAGTACAGAAATTGGTGATATCGGCGGTTCAATGATCTTAACTGTGAACGAAGCTACCAACGAGGTAACTGTTTCGGGTAACGTTAGTGCTACTCAGCCATTATTGCCTGTAGCTGGTAAGAAAAGCACTTACGATCCGTCATCAAGAAGCTTTATCCTTAACTACAGGTATCCGGCTGGTACGGGTGATCGCGTTGTTGAAGAAACTATCAAACACAAGTAA
- a CDS encoding tetratricopeptide repeat-containing sensor histidine kinase, translated as MKHILLLLLGLATLPCFGQNTDSLKKIAFSNLPAQKQLNAITLIIKQSPAKAKKQLGPIAMQGLNIASGLKNQAAAGMLLKTIANSYYLNGSYDSAAFYYNRAEQVFNKLNKQDTLTADYISLAAAYAKLKHYDKAFEFYNKAIALAPKTGSRQQLMTVLNQVGSLYETTGNYREALNYFRQSFDIRDSLMLVEKTKASTTEAYSHNFMGDVMGSIRQKNDSAADILKTIEVKKTLNDTLALSINYFNLGILYKNKQMYPEALDALKSSLQFSAQIHYTDMQSSAAYEIADLYELEADYKQSLIYLKKHVEANALSNTKGSQTVDQLQTKYEITQREDQVLKQQFEITKRNYWMAGSFIFILLMMFAGFFYYKQLKLRQRNIAMQAIIATEESERRRIAQDLHDSVSQIISAAKINLTVIGDELPFDNDDQKARFKKAIDLVDNGFREVRTISHNMAPWALHKTGLAQVIKQFISNIDTGFIAINFFSKGFDAPFDDTIEIILYRVLQESVNNVMKHANATRLDISLIRTEEEISLTIEDNGKGFDTTRPEVYNGMGLNNLKSRINFLKGKVEFISEPGKGTLVSVYIPVGNKVL; from the coding sequence ATGAAACATATACTATTGCTTTTACTGGGTTTAGCTACACTTCCGTGCTTCGGTCAAAATACCGATAGTTTAAAAAAAATAGCGTTTAGCAACTTACCCGCGCAAAAACAACTCAATGCTATCACGCTGATTATTAAACAATCGCCGGCAAAAGCAAAAAAACAACTTGGCCCTATAGCAATGCAGGGCCTAAATATCGCATCCGGGTTAAAAAACCAGGCTGCTGCCGGTATGCTTTTGAAAACTATTGCAAACTCCTATTACCTCAACGGCAGTTATGATTCGGCGGCCTTTTATTATAACCGGGCCGAACAGGTTTTCAATAAGCTAAATAAACAGGATACCCTAACTGCCGATTATATCAGCCTGGCCGCCGCCTATGCTAAACTCAAACATTACGATAAGGCATTTGAATTTTACAATAAAGCTATCGCCCTTGCTCCCAAAACCGGATCCCGGCAGCAATTAATGACGGTACTAAACCAGGTTGGATCATTATACGAAACAACCGGCAACTATCGTGAGGCCCTTAATTATTTCAGACAATCGTTTGATATCAGGGATTCGTTAATGCTGGTTGAGAAAACCAAAGCAAGCACCACAGAGGCTTACAGCCATAATTTTATGGGAGATGTGATGGGGAGCATCAGGCAAAAAAACGACTCGGCTGCCGATATCTTAAAAACCATCGAGGTAAAAAAGACACTGAACGATACGCTGGCACTATCCATCAATTACTTCAATCTCGGAATTTTATATAAAAATAAACAAATGTATCCGGAGGCGCTTGATGCCTTGAAAAGCAGCCTGCAATTTTCGGCCCAGATCCATTATACTGATATGCAAAGCAGCGCTGCTTACGAAATTGCTGATTTATATGAACTGGAGGCCGATTACAAACAATCGCTTATTTATTTAAAAAAGCATGTGGAAGCAAATGCCCTAAGTAATACCAAAGGCTCCCAAACGGTGGATCAGCTGCAAACCAAATACGAGATAACCCAACGGGAAGACCAGGTACTGAAACAGCAGTTTGAAATAACCAAGCGCAACTACTGGATGGCGGGATCTTTTATTTTTATTTTACTGATGATGTTTGCCGGCTTCTTTTACTATAAACAACTTAAGTTAAGGCAACGCAACATAGCCATGCAGGCCATCATAGCTACCGAAGAAAGCGAACGGCGGCGGATTGCCCAGGATTTGCATGATAGCGTAAGCCAGATTATATCGGCAGCAAAAATAAATCTAACGGTAATTGGCGATGAATTACCTTTTGATAATGACGACCAGAAGGCACGCTTTAAAAAAGCGATAGATTTGGTTGACAACGGTTTTAGGGAAGTACGCACCATATCGCACAACATGGCGCCCTGGGCCCTGCATAAAACAGGACTGGCGCAGGTAATTAAACAATTTATTTCAAACATCGATACCGGCTTTATAGCTATAAACTTTTTTAGTAAAGGCTTTGACGCACCTTTTGATGATACCATCGAGATTATTTTATACCGGGTATTACAGGAGAGTGTAAACAATGTAATGAAGCATGCCAATGCCACCAGGCTCGATATTTCGCTTATCAGAACAGAAGAGGAAATTAGCCTTACCATTGAAGATAACGGCAAAGGCTTTGATACAACCCGCCCCGAAGTTTATAACGGAATGGGACTAAACAACCTAAAATCGCGTATTAATTTTTTAAAAGGTAAGGTTGAATTTATTTCAGAACCTGGTAAAGGAACATTGGTATCGGTATATATCCCTGTTGGTAATAAAGTGCTATAG
- a CDS encoding response regulator transcription factor: protein MTAGKLSVIIADDHTLFINGLCMLLQSEPDIEIMNVASNGKEVLQLLHSNRIPDLVLLDINMPGINGFEVLKRIRAYYGKVKVVMLSTYNEEHLIEKARTEGANGYLFKNAEKDELIRVMRKVNEGELCFPHKKEAVHSGFDEPDLFLKQFQLTKREMELLQLIKQNLTNQQMADQLHLSIYTVETHRKNIMQKLNLKNPVELNRFIMQNNL from the coding sequence ATGACAGCCGGAAAATTATCAGTGATCATTGCGGATGATCATACCTTATTTATAAACGGGCTTTGCATGCTGCTGCAAAGTGAGCCGGATATTGAGATTATGAATGTAGCCTCCAACGGCAAAGAGGTACTGCAACTATTGCACAGCAATCGTATCCCCGATTTGGTATTGCTTGATATTAATATGCCCGGCATTAATGGCTTTGAAGTGCTTAAACGGATCCGGGCTTATTATGGCAAGGTAAAAGTGGTAATGTTATCTACCTATAATGAAGAGCATTTGATTGAAAAGGCCCGTACCGAAGGAGCCAATGGCTATTTGTTTAAAAATGCCGAAAAGGATGAATTAATTAGAGTGATGCGCAAGGTAAATGAGGGCGAACTGTGTTTTCCGCATAAAAAGGAGGCCGTTCATTCAGGTTTTGATGAGCCCGACCTGTTCCTGAAACAGTTTCAGCTTACCAAGCGCGAAATGGAGCTGCTGCAGCTCATTAAACAAAACCTTACCAATCAGCAAATGGCCGATCAGCTGCATCTGAGCATTTATACCGTTGAAACGCATCGTAAAAACATTATGCAAAAGCTAAACCTTAAAAACCCGGTAGAGCTTAACAGGTTTATTATGCAAAATAACCTATAG
- the tatA gene encoding twin-arginine translocase TatA/TatE family subunit gives MGLGAPEIILILAAVLLLFGGKKIPEMMKGLGKGMKDFKDAQNGHVTEPAPAPVVTEVKE, from the coding sequence ATGGGATTAGGCGCACCGGAGATTATCCTCATATTAGCAGCCGTTTTATTATTATTTGGCGGCAAAAAAATACCCGAAATGATGAAGGGCCTTGGCAAAGGCATGAAAGATTTTAAAGATGCTCAAAACGGCCACGTAACAGAGCCTGCACCTGCACCGGTTGTAACCGAGGTAAAAGAATAA
- a CDS encoding SusD/RagB family nutrient-binding outer membrane lipoprotein produces MKKIYLYTIASALTLFGAGCNKIKDFGDVNNNPGATVTPIPSALLSNVEVGLGGYASTGTEAISGGQYAQYFTETQYSGTSLYNLPQNSFAGNYGGNLNNLQIIIRLNPNKNMVNVAKILQQYIFWIMTDSWGDIPYSEALQGSANITPKFDAQQDIYKGMLSTLTTAINSFDSSPISGDLIYGGDVASWKRMANSLKLLISVQMSKVASVSALGSTSVKEAIASGVIENYEQNFILKYPGGPYKSPWWNLYNGRKDFAESKTLTDYTKSTSDPRQALFGGDSEQPGRLGTSDVGVPYGLARLAVTAFTDANPNWARVLRGDKRLENGSVTLITAAEVWLARSEAASLGWTTEVVATDFTNGIKTSFDQWGLDGDGTGATFAAKLIKENSNSLDIKLISTQRWVASYPDGHMAWNIWRKSGFPLLTPAPDHTNSSGQIVRRFVYVPDEYSTNGKNVTAAAARMGGDSQDTKVWWDGGN; encoded by the coding sequence ATGAAAAAGATATATTTATACACCATAGCAAGCGCACTCACATTGTTTGGTGCGGGCTGTAATAAAATTAAAGACTTTGGTGATGTTAACAACAACCCCGGAGCAACCGTAACGCCTATTCCATCGGCGTTGCTATCAAACGTTGAAGTGGGTTTAGGCGGTTATGCCTCAACCGGCACCGAAGCTATAAGCGGTGGCCAGTATGCCCAGTATTTTACCGAAACACAGTATTCAGGTACCTCACTTTATAATTTGCCTCAAAACTCGTTTGCAGGTAACTACGGTGGTAACCTTAACAACCTGCAAATCATTATCAGGCTAAACCCTAACAAAAACATGGTTAATGTTGCCAAAATATTGCAACAGTACATTTTTTGGATCATGACCGACTCTTGGGGTGATATTCCGTATAGCGAAGCACTGCAGGGCTCTGCAAACATCACACCTAAATTTGATGCGCAGCAGGATATTTACAAAGGCATGTTGAGTACGCTTACAACCGCTATCAACTCGTTTGATTCATCGCCAATAAGCGGCGACCTGATTTATGGCGGCGACGTTGCTTCGTGGAAAAGAATGGCAAACTCGTTAAAATTGCTTATCTCAGTACAAATGTCGAAAGTAGCGAGCGTTTCAGCCTTGGGTTCAACATCTGTTAAAGAGGCAATTGCATCGGGTGTTATCGAAAATTATGAACAAAACTTCATCCTGAAATATCCGGGCGGCCCATACAAAAGCCCATGGTGGAACCTTTACAATGGTCGTAAGGACTTTGCTGAATCAAAAACCCTTACCGACTATACTAAGTCAACATCCGATCCGCGTCAGGCCTTGTTTGGAGGCGATAGCGAGCAACCCGGCAGGTTAGGGACTTCCGACGTTGGTGTGCCTTATGGTTTAGCACGTTTAGCGGTTACCGCCTTTACAGATGCCAATCCAAACTGGGCCCGTGTTTTACGCGGCGATAAGAGGCTGGAAAATGGTTCTGTAACATTGATTACCGCTGCTGAAGTATGGCTTGCCAGATCTGAAGCTGCCAGTTTGGGTTGGACTACGGAAGTCGTTGCCACTGATTTTACAAACGGCATCAAAACATCGTTTGACCAGTGGGGACTGGACGGCGATGGAACCGGAGCAACTTTCGCTGCTAAACTTATAAAAGAGAATAGTAATAGTTTAGATATTAAACTAATCTCAACCCAACGCTGGGTTGCCAGCTATCCGGACGGCCACATGGCCTGGAATATCTGGAGAAAATCAGGTTTCCCTCTTCTGACTCCGGCTCCTGACCACACCAACTCTTCCGGTCAGATTGTACGTCGTTTTGTTTATGTACCTGATGAGTACAGCACCAACGGCAAAAATGTAACTGCTGCTGCAGCACGTATGGGCGGCGACAGCCAGGATACAAAAGTATGGTGGGATGGTGGCAATTGA
- a CDS encoding CehA/McbA family metallohydrolase, with the protein MTSKNQTLRKGLMRIGAIAIAGCISASAMGQNSKHVNPFTAKPIASPPPVASLTDGVWLKGELHMHSRHSKESSNNSIAKIIAFCKSARIDYLAITDHDNHVDGDVAHNTWTDPEFKSDSVLLLYAAEWTTTRGHGNAFSAKPYDHQQLYDVRDQRDTVVGRIKNKLGIHLSANHPSGKDHFGYSYDMVNSIEVWNSAIWSKNANAVMIWDDMLSSGRKLTGRGGSDAHHGVPVGDEKAGPNTYQAKANYAGTPTTWVFAKKRTVQAVIDALTNGRVSISSNPYAPRVEFYADLNGDDKMDAMMGDNVKATGKAVKFSVKLTGSSIKDTTYTVNVVKNGNPFNTYKMNGKTPVIDFTDTPALTGRTYYRVTVEGPSTPYPQVPQSAALSGNMVGLSNPICFNFDPNF; encoded by the coding sequence ATGACATCAAAAAATCAAACCCTGCGAAAAGGGCTAATGCGCATTGGCGCGATAGCTATAGCAGGATGCATCAGTGCCTCGGCTATGGGGCAAAACTCAAAACATGTTAACCCGTTTACGGCCAAACCCATCGCATCACCGCCACCGGTTGCCAGCCTTACAGATGGCGTATGGCTTAAAGGCGAGCTGCATATGCACTCCAGGCATAGCAAAGAATCGTCGAATAACTCTATCGCTAAAATAATAGCCTTTTGCAAATCTGCAAGGATCGACTACCTGGCCATAACGGATCATGATAACCATGTAGATGGCGACGTAGCCCACAACACCTGGACCGATCCTGAATTTAAATCAGACTCGGTATTATTACTTTATGCTGCCGAGTGGACAACCACCCGTGGCCACGGTAACGCTTTTTCGGCCAAACCTTATGATCATCAGCAGCTTTACGATGTACGCGATCAGCGCGATACAGTGGTTGGGCGAATCAAAAATAAGTTGGGCATCCATCTTTCGGCTAACCATCCAAGTGGTAAAGACCATTTTGGGTATTCGTATGATATGGTAAACTCTATCGAAGTATGGAATTCGGCCATCTGGTCAAAAAACGCTAACGCCGTAATGATCTGGGATGATATGCTTTCATCGGGCCGCAAGCTTACCGGCAGGGGTGGGAGCGATGCGCATCATGGCGTACCTGTTGGCGATGAAAAGGCAGGACCAAACACCTACCAGGCTAAAGCCAATTATGCCGGCACACCAACCACCTGGGTATTTGCAAAAAAACGCACAGTGCAGGCTGTGATAGATGCATTGACAAACGGCAGGGTATCGATAAGTTCAAACCCTTATGCTCCGCGGGTTGAATTTTATGCCGATTTAAACGGCGACGATAAAATGGATGCAATGATGGGAGATAACGTAAAGGCTACCGGCAAAGCGGTTAAGTTTAGCGTAAAGCTAACCGGAAGCAGTATTAAGGATACAACCTATACTGTTAATGTGGTAAAAAACGGCAATCCGTTTAATACTTATAAAATGAATGGAAAAACGCCTGTTATTGATTTTACTGATACACCGGCGCTAACAGGTCGTACGTATTACAGGGTTACGGTGGAGGGGCCGTCAACACCATATCCGCAGGTGCCGCAATCGGCTGCGTTGAGCGGGAACATGGTTGGGCTTTCAAATCCCATCTGTTTTAATTTCGATCCAAACTTTTAA
- a CDS encoding fasciclin domain-containing protein, which translates to MKKLFVMAFALVAIAVAPKTYAQTKMVGGAAMYPTKDIVDNAVNSKDHTTLVAAVKAAGLVETLKGDGPFTVFAPTNEAFDKLPKETVPTLLKPENKETLTKVLTYHVVAGKLSAADLKAKVKAGMGKAELKTVSGGTITVMKEGKKLYLVDEKGGKSWITIADVFQKNGVIHVVNTVLMPK; encoded by the coding sequence ATGAAAAAATTATTTGTAATGGCCTTTGCTTTAGTAGCTATAGCGGTAGCGCCAAAAACTTACGCGCAAACTAAAATGGTAGGTGGCGCGGCCATGTATCCAACTAAAGACATTGTTGACAATGCAGTTAACTCAAAAGACCATACTACACTGGTAGCCGCCGTTAAAGCTGCCGGCCTGGTTGAAACCCTTAAAGGCGATGGCCCTTTCACCGTTTTTGCACCAACCAACGAGGCTTTTGATAAACTGCCCAAAGAAACCGTACCTACCCTGCTGAAACCTGAAAACAAAGAAACGCTTACCAAAGTACTTACTTACCACGTAGTTGCCGGCAAACTGAGCGCAGCCGATTTGAAGGCTAAAGTAAAAGCAGGCATGGGCAAAGCCGAACTTAAAACCGTAAGTGGTGGTACCATCACCGTAATGAAAGAAGGTAAAAAACTTTATCTTGTTGATGAAAAAGGCGGCAAATCATGGATCACCATTGCCGATGTTTTTCAGAAAAATGGTGTAATCCACGTTGTGAATACCGTGTTGATGCCTAAATAA
- a CDS encoding SusC/RagA family TonB-linked outer membrane protein, translating into MKKLLLASWCLFMLFISVAHAQNKTVTGRVTSKDDGLPLPGVSIRVTGTTLGTQTNANGQFVLNVPSSAKSLSFSFIGYTSRTVEIGNGPLDVKLESAANKLSEVVISGAYGTKQTSRSASYAAQVVKSDELNTIRQPNINNALAGKVAGIQVRSQSAAALGRGTNIRLRGAVGFGSGNNPLYVVDGTILPNSDDLNPDDMESVSILEGPAASAQFGSQGAFGAIVMTSKKGKKGRGTGIELNVGANFDRAYILPNYQNTYGGGASADFIQYHWKQGDPEGWKALDGKYYPDYTDDSSWGPRMVGQEYIPWYAWAAGTKYSFKTAKWNPEPDNAKDFFQTGIALNNGIAFSKAGDDYNVRMSYNNQNTRGIVPETKLNKNIFNLNVNLDLNKHFSAGANINFVGTQLNGQISDAYASATSGSFNSWFHRDLDMGIMKELQDLKSPDGTYVSWNHQNPNSYDPAHPDQFYAGNYWYNPYLWQKQWRNLNQRDRFYGSVYFQYNINKDLNFKVTYRRNQTNTWNEGKISSEIQASGTQTGQKAAYGTSNSYSNRENYETLLSYNKQIKDFHVNANAGTDIYNWSYKDNSASTVNGLSVPNLYSISNSVDPVSVGNGRTQEQYRAVFGKASIGYKSIVYVDGTLRNDWYSTLPKANGANSVLSKSFGGSFIFSELLPGYRDWLSFGKVRASWGQIPRALSTGTETFGAYVNNVVYGVAANKFNGYLLQGGPNNFVDPNLHGSTTETVEVGFNLGFLNDRATFGATYYAAKDKDFPQSLNVNRASGVSFIQTNVGAIKRKGLELMAGGTPIKLPNFSWTINANFAQLIDNTVTEISDKYGVDRVQVAGVWGTDMPYLINQKGKWWGQIYGNGIKRNANGVPILTASGMYQNDPNVYFGSALPKYTGGLQNSFTVFKDFILNVNVDYQFGGKFVSLSNRWGQFSGLTANTAALNDKGLSVRDPVEDGGGVKVTGVDANNNPVTYYVDAKAYYQGLTNNKTYDPYIYDLTFIKLREVALGYNLPIKKWGLGKTLQSARFELTGRNLLLIYAKSKDFDPSEITATEGETAQYPGTRGIGFNLRVTF; encoded by the coding sequence ATGAAAAAACTCCTACTCGCAAGCTGGTGTTTGTTCATGCTATTTATTAGTGTGGCACATGCACAAAACAAAACAGTTACCGGCCGGGTAACTTCGAAAGATGATGGACTACCGCTGCCTGGCGTATCCATCCGGGTTACGGGGACAACCCTCGGTACCCAGACCAATGCAAATGGCCAATTTGTATTGAACGTTCCCTCTTCGGCAAAATCATTAAGCTTTAGCTTTATCGGTTACACTTCCCGTACTGTTGAAATTGGCAACGGCCCCCTGGACGTTAAATTGGAAAGTGCAGCCAATAAGTTATCCGAAGTTGTGATTTCGGGTGCTTATGGTACCAAGCAAACTTCCCGTTCTGCTTCTTATGCCGCCCAGGTAGTAAAGTCGGACGAGTTGAACACTATTCGTCAGCCCAACATCAACAACGCATTGGCTGGTAAAGTTGCCGGTATCCAGGTACGTAGCCAGTCGGCTGCTGCTTTGGGTCGTGGTACCAATATCAGGCTTCGTGGCGCTGTGGGTTTTGGTAGCGGCAACAACCCGCTTTATGTGGTTGACGGTACCATTTTGCCAAACTCAGACGACCTTAACCCAGATGATATGGAATCTGTGTCGATATTGGAAGGTCCGGCGGCTTCGGCACAATTTGGTTCGCAAGGTGCATTCGGTGCTATCGTTATGACTTCTAAAAAAGGCAAAAAAGGTCGTGGTACAGGCATCGAGCTGAATGTTGGCGCCAACTTTGACCGTGCTTACATCCTGCCTAACTACCAAAACACTTATGGTGGTGGTGCATCGGCAGATTTTATCCAGTACCACTGGAAACAAGGCGATCCTGAAGGCTGGAAAGCGCTTGACGGTAAATACTATCCTGATTATACCGATGATAGCAGCTGGGGCCCGCGCATGGTTGGCCAGGAATATATTCCATGGTATGCATGGGCTGCAGGTACAAAATATTCATTCAAAACTGCTAAATGGAACCCTGAACCTGATAACGCGAAAGACTTCTTCCAAACGGGTATCGCACTTAACAACGGTATCGCTTTCAGCAAAGCCGGCGACGACTATAACGTAAGGATGAGCTACAACAACCAAAACACCCGTGGTATTGTACCTGAAACCAAGTTGAATAAAAACATCTTCAACCTGAACGTTAACTTAGATCTGAACAAGCATTTCAGTGCAGGTGCCAACATCAACTTTGTAGGTACCCAGCTTAACGGACAGATCAGCGATGCTTATGCAAGCGCAACCAGCGGTTCGTTCAACTCATGGTTCCACCGTGATTTGGATATGGGTATTATGAAGGAGTTACAGGATTTAAAATCTCCTGATGGTACCTACGTGAGCTGGAACCACCAAAATCCAAACTCATACGATCCGGCACACCCTGATCAGTTTTATGCAGGTAACTACTGGTATAACCCGTATTTATGGCAAAAACAATGGAGAAACCTTAACCAGAGAGATCGTTTTTATGGCTCGGTTTACTTCCAGTACAACATCAATAAAGATTTAAACTTTAAAGTAACCTACCGCCGTAACCAAACCAATACCTGGAACGAGGGTAAAATCTCGTCTGAAATTCAAGCCAGCGGTACCCAAACCGGCCAGAAGGCTGCCTACGGTACGTCAAACAGTTACTCGAACCGCGAAAACTACGAAACCTTGTTAAGCTATAACAAGCAGATCAAAGATTTCCACGTAAACGCCAACGCCGGTACTGATATTTACAACTGGAGCTACAAAGATAACTCTGCAAGTACTGTAAACGGCTTAAGCGTACCAAACCTCTATTCAATATCAAACTCGGTAGATCCGGTTTCGGTAGGTAACGGCCGCACGCAGGAGCAATATCGTGCCGTGTTTGGCAAAGCTTCCATTGGCTACAAATCGATAGTGTATGTTGACGGTACCTTACGTAACGACTGGTACTCAACATTACCAAAAGCCAATGGCGCTAACTCAGTATTATCAAAATCATTTGGTGGTTCATTCATCTTCAGCGAATTACTTCCGGGATACAGAGACTGGCTGAGCTTTGGTAAAGTAAGGGCTTCATGGGGCCAGATTCCGCGCGCTTTAAGTACCGGTACCGAAACCTTTGGTGCTTATGTAAACAACGTGGTTTACGGCGTGGCCGCCAACAAATTTAACGGCTACCTGCTGCAAGGCGGTCCGAACAACTTTGTTGATCCAAACCTGCATGGTAGCACTACCGAAACTGTAGAGGTTGGTTTTAACCTTGGTTTCCTTAACGACAGAGCTACTTTTGGTGCAACCTATTACGCTGCAAAAGATAAAGATTTCCCGCAATCGCTTAATGTAAACAGGGCAAGCGGTGTATCATTTATTCAAACCAACGTAGGTGCTATTAAAAGAAAAGGTTTAGAGTTAATGGCTGGTGGTACCCCTATTAAACTTCCAAACTTTAGCTGGACAATTAATGCCAACTTCGCGCAGTTAATTGACAATACCGTAACCGAAATTAGCGACAAATACGGTGTTGACCGCGTGCAGGTGGCAGGTGTTTGGGGTACAGATATGCCATACCTTATCAATCAGAAAGGCAAATGGTGGGGCCAGATTTACGGTAACGGTATTAAACGCAATGCTAATGGCGTACCAATCCTTACCGCATCAGGTATGTACCAAAATGATCCTAACGTTTACTTTGGCAGCGCATTACCTAAATACACAGGTGGTTTGCAAAACTCATTCACCGTTTTTAAAGACTTTATCCTGAATGTTAACGTAGATTATCAGTTTGGCGGTAAATTCGTATCCCTGTCGAACAGGTGGGGCCAGTTTAGTGGTTTAACTGCAAATACAGCAGCACTTAACGACAAAGGCTTATCGGTACGTGACCCTGTTGAAGATGGCGGTGGTGTTAAAGTTACCGGTGTTGATGCCAACAACAACCCTGTTACTTACTATGTTGACGCAAAAGCATACTACCAGGGCTTAACCAACAACAAAACTTACGATCCTTATATCTACGATCTTACCTTCATCAAATTGCGTGAGGTAGCGTTGGGTTATAACCTCCCTATCAAGAAATGGGGTTTGGGCAAAACCTTACAATCGGCAAGGTTTGAGCTTACAGGCCGTAACTTATTGTTAATATACGCCAAATCAAAAGATTTCGATCCATCGGAGATCACCGCAACAGAAGGTGAAACTGCACAGTATCCTGGTACAAGGGGTATAGGCTTTAACCTGCGAGTAACATTTTAA